From the genome of Clostridium sp. BNL1100, one region includes:
- a CDS encoding AraC family transcriptional regulator produces the protein MDYKEINPQIDYFNNRRATPNWVIQDATINFIDLSYFSRGKAFYKVNGEYYEVNQGDLICIPKGSQRSATTDANNPMEAFSVNFQLYDIKGNDVELPFPLVSHVGTSEELLYLYNELTLVWLKKSLGFEIEARALLLMILHNYFKRFYYKINVQNIDIRIQETIRYILSNLHKPIKVEELAINAGLTTAYFGTLFKEYIGCSAKEYINKMKISNAENILLSGEFTVKDAAYKCGFEDIFYFSKLFKRIKGYPPSKILLDKKMVSSQY, from the coding sequence ATGGACTACAAGGAAATTAATCCACAAATAGACTATTTTAATAATAGGCGCGCTACTCCAAACTGGGTTATTCAAGATGCAACAATTAACTTTATTGATTTATCCTATTTCTCAAGAGGGAAAGCCTTTTACAAAGTGAATGGTGAATATTATGAAGTCAATCAGGGCGATCTCATTTGTATTCCGAAAGGCAGCCAGCGAAGCGCAACTACGGATGCGAACAACCCAATGGAAGCATTTTCTGTAAATTTCCAGTTATATGACATTAAAGGGAATGATGTTGAGCTTCCTTTTCCATTGGTATCCCATGTTGGCACCTCGGAAGAATTATTATATTTGTACAATGAACTGACACTTGTGTGGTTGAAAAAAAGTCTAGGGTTTGAAATAGAAGCTCGCGCATTGCTTTTGATGATTCTACATAATTATTTCAAACGCTTCTATTATAAAATTAACGTTCAAAACATTGACATCAGAATCCAAGAAACCATCAGGTATATCCTAAGTAATCTCCACAAGCCTATCAAAGTAGAAGAACTTGCCATAAATGCCGGTCTAACAACCGCATATTTCGGAACACTTTTCAAAGAGTATATAGGTTGTTCCGCAAAGGAATATATTAATAAGATGAAAATCAGCAATGCGGAGAATATTCTTCTTAGTGGCGAGTTTACCGTAAAGGATGCAGCATATAAATGCGGCTTTGAAGATATCTTCTATTTCAGCAAGCTATTTAAAAGAATCAAAGGATATCCTCCCTCCAAAATCCTATTGGATAAAAAGATGGTAAGTTCTCAATATTAG
- a CDS encoding S-layer homology domain-containing protein encodes MKDKKLLINVSRLLVVIMLFSLFTVTPVPVTAAEGEPTLELNNLIAQAEALKAGNEEFQLQISHTDDGSDVNKAFPWVYANELEDLNNALESARNELTPVDEAIANLQDAIVSFNEKIKADGSDPYFCLDPGPGKVPVKITEPTNVWTSRTPLDNRVPADFAGGTFNMIPYPFADSEGKADVLQINYAHNGVSTFGGISIQSLLSPAVNVPEGSTIEFDVYYPKSAQGKYMRWRMRNTSSNIDSYLRDYQYNNLNPDWVGSYNGETWLVTHNSVTASTGDSSDFVLELHGETGRPAETGMLLVANIKITAPDPQGVALPNVVNNENQSVVAPLKSVYNSENGMFMVGAIGTGAVTETRANHYEIFVDGNNLKADGTHPRGPSWLKSVTGDALNGATTTPGVSEYSFPTNSYQAIRDSGTPGEYKSHGHVLAWYNQAPSWMTQIIPANLPVGYNGTTDFYGLGNGVTTTVKVDKEMARRVQFNHTMYVMRHFLSTDTKYGSSVSRGVIPFNSWDVLNEEVHESRHSENIPQNVNSWRTSLKHTNWLAAMSDDLIGGDIKDHYIYLLFKYAHIAAPNAKMAAAYKANYADLPEYMKLDEHDTNGSIDAYIVDNPPKLTYNDYGLATRSKARTVYNMVLELNTAWLSDPLYDGRPLIEDIGIQGHDSIGNTLASDNQYAMALYASLVDRGLLSGISYSELDLKVPTNTPGGGATAPAVLNVRQSDALGYEYALMYKMFTKFAPYIDHIISWGVSGSGWQGSYVLFDSQSNANAGYYGAINPDRFILGHSYLHDFFNSEYEKLQDGYKIDLGDLGMYTPKSSNANLSDLTLSVGTLQPTFTSATTQCSTSLQDATGIKVTATTADSKASIKVNGTVVTSGTASGTISLTPGIVTNIKVQVTAENGRVKIYTIKVTNSKTPSSPSTGTSSSTPVVPVVQDQKVTMQTTVKNGIAFVPTLDLEKAKEFLAKDVTIDIPVVQGVNSYSVGLPAAALTSGTKDDKLTLSTELGKVVISGNMLTGTAESGGKEVALEIGKSDKSKLPLEVKAALGDRPIIQLTLTVDGKETVWSNPSAPVTVSVPYKPTADELKNPEMIVVWYIDGSGNIITIPSGRYVPNNGMVIFTTTHFSDDYAISYVSKTFTDLGRAAWAKKAVEVLASKDILKTEGNVFNPTTDITRADFLYSLVRTLGLTTKTSGNFSDVQEDAYYYNEIAIAKALGITSGIGNDKFGSDNRITRQDMMVLTERALKLVKSLNKQGRAADLDKFYDKSKVASYAVNSVATMVKEGLIVGSNNKVNPTGNATKAEAAVFLYKLYNK; translated from the coding sequence ATGAAAGATAAAAAACTCTTAATCAACGTATCCCGCCTCCTCGTAGTCATCATGCTGTTCTCATTATTCACGGTTACTCCCGTCCCGGTCACAGCGGCTGAAGGCGAACCAACACTTGAACTGAACAACCTCATTGCACAAGCCGAAGCTTTAAAAGCCGGCAACGAGGAATTCCAGCTGCAGATTAGCCACACTGACGACGGATCCGACGTGAACAAAGCTTTCCCCTGGGTGTACGCCAACGAACTCGAAGATCTTAATAACGCGCTTGAGTCCGCGCGCAATGAGCTTACTCCCGTCGATGAAGCTATAGCCAACCTTCAGGACGCAATAGTGAGTTTCAATGAAAAGATCAAAGCGGACGGTTCAGATCCCTATTTCTGTCTTGATCCTGGTCCTGGTAAAGTACCTGTAAAAATTACCGAGCCCACAAATGTCTGGACCTCAAGAACCCCGCTTGACAACCGTGTCCCTGCCGACTTTGCTGGTGGCACATTCAATATGATTCCGTATCCTTTTGCAGATTCCGAAGGCAAAGCTGATGTACTCCAGATCAATTACGCCCATAACGGAGTAAGCACGTTCGGAGGAATTAGCATTCAATCTCTGTTGTCCCCGGCTGTAAATGTCCCCGAAGGCTCAACTATTGAGTTTGATGTGTACTATCCTAAGAGCGCGCAGGGCAAATACATGAGGTGGAGAATGAGAAATACCAGCTCTAACATCGATAGCTACCTCAGGGATTACCAGTACAACAACCTTAACCCCGACTGGGTTGGCAGCTACAACGGTGAAACCTGGTTGGTGACTCACAACAGCGTCACTGCCTCAACAGGCGATTCCTCGGACTTCGTTCTAGAACTCCATGGTGAGACCGGCCGTCCCGCAGAAACCGGGATGCTCCTTGTCGCAAACATCAAAATAACCGCACCCGATCCCCAAGGCGTTGCGCTCCCCAACGTAGTCAACAATGAAAATCAAAGTGTCGTAGCACCTTTAAAGAGTGTTTACAACAGTGAAAATGGCATGTTTATGGTCGGTGCCATCGGAACCGGAGCAGTAACCGAAACTAGAGCCAATCACTATGAAATCTTTGTCGACGGCAACAATCTCAAGGCCGATGGAACACATCCTCGTGGCCCGAGCTGGCTGAAAAGCGTTACTGGTGATGCCCTGAATGGCGCAACCACCACCCCTGGCGTAAGTGAATACAGTTTCCCGACCAACTCTTATCAAGCGATAAGAGATTCCGGAACTCCCGGAGAGTACAAGTCTCACGGCCATGTTTTGGCATGGTACAACCAAGCCCCTTCATGGATGACACAGATTATTCCTGCGAACCTTCCAGTCGGATATAACGGCACAACCGATTTCTACGGCTTGGGCAACGGCGTTACAACCACGGTTAAGGTAGACAAAGAAATGGCCAGAAGAGTTCAGTTTAACCACACAATGTATGTGATGCGTCACTTCCTAAGCACAGATACGAAGTATGGCTCAAGCGTATCCCGCGGAGTAATCCCCTTCAATTCATGGGACGTACTCAACGAAGAGGTTCACGAGAGCCGCCACAGCGAAAACATTCCCCAGAATGTGAATAGTTGGAGAACGAGTCTCAAACACACCAACTGGCTTGCTGCAATGTCAGATGATTTAATTGGTGGCGACATCAAAGATCATTACATTTACTTGCTTTTCAAATACGCGCACATCGCGGCCCCCAACGCCAAGATGGCGGCAGCTTACAAAGCCAACTATGCTGACCTTCCCGAGTACATGAAGCTCGATGAGCACGACACCAATGGAAGCATTGACGCCTATATCGTTGACAATCCTCCTAAACTGACCTACAACGATTACGGCCTTGCTACCCGCAGCAAAGCGAGGACTGTATACAACATGGTTCTCGAACTGAACACCGCATGGCTCTCCGATCCGCTGTATGACGGAAGGCCCCTTATCGAAGACATCGGTATCCAGGGACATGATTCGATCGGAAATACCCTTGCAAGCGATAACCAATATGCCATGGCCCTCTATGCCTCTCTCGTTGACCGAGGCCTTCTTTCCGGTATTTCCTACTCGGAACTAGACCTTAAGGTGCCGACCAACACCCCCGGCGGCGGTGCGACTGCTCCTGCAGTGCTCAATGTCAGACAGTCTGACGCCCTTGGTTATGAGTATGCGCTGATGTATAAAATGTTCACCAAGTTCGCCCCGTACATCGATCACATCATCAGCTGGGGCGTATCCGGTTCAGGATGGCAGGGAAGCTATGTGCTGTTTGACAGTCAGAGCAATGCCAATGCTGGTTACTACGGCGCCATTAATCCGGACAGATTCATTCTTGGACATTCATACCTGCATGATTTCTTTAATAGCGAATACGAGAAACTTCAGGACGGCTATAAAATTGACCTCGGCGACCTTGGAATGTATACACCAAAATCGTCCAATGCGAATCTCAGCGATCTGACCCTTAGTGTGGGAACACTCCAGCCGACATTCACCTCAGCAACCACTCAATGCAGTACTTCCCTGCAGGATGCGACCGGCATTAAGGTGACTGCGACAACGGCTGATAGCAAGGCATCAATTAAAGTGAATGGCACGGTTGTTACCAGCGGTACAGCTTCCGGAACAATATCGCTGACACCTGGTATAGTGACGAATATAAAGGTACAGGTAACAGCTGAAAACGGTAGGGTAAAGATTTACACTATAAAAGTAACAAATAGCAAAACTCCGTCTTCTCCCAGCACCGGAACATCATCTTCTACACCTGTAGTGCCAGTTGTTCAGGATCAAAAAGTAACCATGCAAACGACTGTGAAGAATGGAATCGCATTCGTTCCGACACTGGATCTGGAAAAAGCAAAGGAATTTCTGGCAAAAGATGTTACCATAGATATACCTGTGGTTCAAGGAGTGAATTCTTACTCGGTAGGCTTACCTGCTGCTGCACTGACAAGTGGAACAAAGGATGACAAGCTCACTCTTTCCACTGAATTGGGTAAGGTTGTAATCTCCGGTAACATGTTGACCGGCACAGCTGAAAGCGGCGGCAAGGAAGTAGCACTGGAAATTGGCAAAAGTGACAAGTCCAAGCTCCCGTTGGAAGTGAAGGCAGCTCTCGGCGATAGGCCAATCATACAGCTTACCCTTACGGTAGACGGAAAAGAAACAGTCTGGAGCAATCCCAGCGCACCTGTAACCGTATCCGTGCCTTACAAGCCAACTGCGGACGAATTGAAGAATCCCGAAATGATTGTTGTTTGGTACATTGACGGAAGCGGAAATATTATTACAATACCAAGCGGACGCTATGTCCCCAATAACGGTATGGTAATCTTCACAACAACTCATTTCAGCGACGACTATGCGATATCTTACGTATCCAAGACATTCACAGATCTTGGAAGGGCAGCATGGGCCAAGAAAGCGGTCGAAGTACTTGCATCAAAGGATATTCTCAAGACAGAGGGTAATGTATTCAATCCGACAACCGATATCACAAGGGCAGATTTCCTTTACTCACTTGTTAGGACACTTGGATTAACTACAAAGACAAGTGGCAATTTCAGCGATGTACAGGAGGATGCTTACTATTATAATGAAATTGCAATTGCTAAAGCTCTTGGTATTACGAGTGGCATAGGCAACGACAAATTCGGCAGCGATAACAGAATCACAAGGCAGGACATGATGGTGTTGACAGAAAGAGCCTTGAAACTTGTGAAAAGTCTGAACAAGCAAGGTAGGGCTGCGGATCTGGATAAATTCTACGACAAGTCCAAAGTTGCTTCTTATGCAGTGAACAGCGTAGCTACCATGGTTAAGGAAGGGTTGATTGTAGGTAGCAATAATAAAGTCAATCCGACTGGGAATGCAACCAAAGCAGAAGCCGCAGTATTCCTCTATAAACTGTATAATAAGTAA
- a CDS encoding peptide maturation system acyl carrier-related protein — protein sequence MITCKRNIEKELENIFLKRFKLDFIEMDIEAKNDYLLGSNIKLAPRDLLYVFVDIEEEFKITIPESYIIKGKFNTFNNILQIIKDEIIE from the coding sequence GTGATAACATGTAAAAGAAATATTGAGAAAGAACTTGAAAATATATTTTTAAAAAGATTTAAGCTTGATTTTATAGAAATGGACATTGAGGCTAAGAATGATTATTTACTGGGTTCAAATATTAAACTTGCTCCTAGAGACTTGCTTTACGTATTTGTAGATATCGAAGAAGAATTTAAAATAACAATTCCTGAGAGTTATATAATAAAAGGAAAGTTTAACACATTCAATAATATTTTACAAATTATTAAGGATGAAATTATAGAATGA
- a CDS encoding TIGR04066 family peptide maturation system protein, which produces MNSKEKLLIYPFDIQSSPIVRHTNLMGNYELTGIVSPNGWGFSSKDAGSVDGGEDIGINVNSSFNELIDSVDTVLFMESYNKLDIKKLVYSKIQVAADKGKNIICTLNLEDELFKEINEKCMSKGKYFKYFSPSKGLNKGSDTCNLDSLLEITVPVVFVLGVAERTHKFEIQLSLRENLIEAGYKVSQVGSRHYCEMLGIHSFPDFMYSTCLPETKKIILFNNYIKKIEIEEQPDIIVIGIPGGLMPFNKEFNNNFGIFAFEISQAIFPDIAIFSTLYGDYLPIYFEKISLSIRYKLGFEADFFNLSNNSFDFKGSQFLKSMQYLTVDSELVDVKKQNFKKNNISVTNILNQEDAKALTDNVIKKLTGNADVVPAI; this is translated from the coding sequence ATGAACAGTAAAGAGAAACTATTGATTTATCCATTTGATATTCAATCTAGCCCTATTGTCAGACATACTAATTTAATGGGCAATTACGAACTTACAGGGATTGTATCTCCTAATGGGTGGGGATTTAGCTCTAAGGATGCAGGAAGTGTAGATGGTGGAGAAGATATTGGTATAAATGTGAATAGTAGTTTTAATGAATTGATTGACTCAGTAGATACTGTGCTTTTTATGGAGTCATATAACAAATTAGACATTAAAAAATTAGTTTATTCTAAAATACAAGTAGCAGCAGATAAGGGTAAAAATATCATTTGTACATTAAATCTTGAAGATGAACTTTTTAAAGAGATAAATGAAAAGTGTATGAGTAAAGGTAAGTATTTTAAATACTTTAGTCCTTCTAAGGGATTAAATAAGGGTTCAGATACGTGCAACTTAGATAGTCTTTTGGAAATTACTGTACCTGTAGTTTTTGTTTTGGGGGTAGCTGAGAGAACCCACAAATTTGAAATACAACTATCTCTTCGAGAAAATCTTATAGAGGCAGGTTATAAAGTTTCACAGGTTGGGTCAAGGCACTATTGCGAGATGCTAGGGATACATTCTTTTCCTGATTTTATGTATAGTACATGTTTACCGGAAACGAAAAAAATTATTTTATTTAATAATTATATAAAAAAGATTGAGATTGAAGAACAGCCAGATATAATAGTTATAGGTATTCCAGGAGGGTTAATGCCGTTTAATAAAGAATTTAATAATAACTTTGGTATATTTGCATTTGAGATTTCTCAAGCTATATTCCCTGATATTGCTATATTTAGTACTCTATACGGAGACTACCTACCAATTTATTTTGAGAAGATATCTTTATCTATTCGTTATAAACTTGGCTTTGAGGCAGACTTTTTTAATTTATCTAACAATAGTTTTGACTTTAAAGGTTCACAATTTTTAAAGTCTATGCAGTATCTTACTGTAGATTCTGAATTAGTTGATGTAAAAAAGCAAAACTTCAAAAAAAATAATATATCTGTTACAAATATACTAAATCAAGAGGATGCAAAAGCTCTTACAGACAATGTAATAAAAAAACTGACGGGAAATGCGGATGTTGTACCTGCTATATAG
- the ccpM gene encoding Cys-rich peptide radical SAM maturase CcpM, whose translation MNSDKPFIHLFQTPGGYYLFDVNTNYILKISGRIYEKLWGVLKDKQDIANIEQDADIIYLKNNGFLLNKRVSEIAHPANDTLKYYLNRKLEMATLQITRNCNLRCSYCAYSGKYFNRTHENKTMTFETAKKAIDFLINHSTDTQHISLGFYGGEPLLEFDLIKKCIEYAEEMAEGKNITFNMTTNGTLLTEEIVDYFVNHNLNLTISLDGNKEAHDKNRRFSANGKGTFDVIMKNIEIIKLKYPDYMKKIFINIVMDTENDFGCINDFFFNSDILNDSIMNSTYISDNYIKDSYKVEEDFIVKRQYETFKMYLSKIKRLNEQNVSKIISIEYSILKVKMQQEWNIMKNLPDKAHPGGPCIAGANRLFIDVDGNMFPCERCSETSDVMKIGHVDYGFDIDKVRNIMNIGQLSKENCKNCWAFRLCQLCAASADNITELSKEKKLSGCTRVKRVLESELKDYCVLRELGHDFDKNTIPVLDMVSI comes from the coding sequence ATGAATTCAGATAAACCTTTTATTCATCTATTTCAGACACCAGGAGGATATTATCTATTTGATGTCAATACCAACTATATTTTGAAAATTAGTGGTCGCATTTATGAAAAGCTTTGGGGAGTATTAAAGGATAAACAGGATATTGCTAATATTGAGCAGGATGCAGATATTATTTACTTAAAGAATAATGGTTTTTTATTAAATAAACGAGTATCCGAGATAGCACATCCTGCAAATGATACATTAAAATATTATCTCAACAGAAAACTTGAGATGGCTACGTTACAGATAACAAGAAATTGTAATCTAAGGTGTTCTTATTGTGCTTATTCAGGTAAATACTTTAATCGTACCCATGAAAATAAAACGATGACTTTTGAAACTGCTAAAAAAGCTATTGATTTTTTGATAAATCATTCAACTGATACACAACATATAAGTTTGGGATTTTATGGAGGGGAACCTTTACTTGAATTTGATCTAATTAAAAAGTGTATAGAATATGCAGAAGAAATGGCAGAAGGCAAAAATATCACCTTTAATATGACTACAAATGGAACACTTCTCACAGAAGAAATTGTTGATTATTTTGTAAATCATAACTTGAATCTTACTATAAGCCTTGATGGTAATAAAGAAGCACATGATAAAAACAGGAGATTCTCAGCTAATGGAAAGGGTACCTTTGATGTTATCATGAAAAATATAGAAATAATAAAGTTAAAATATCCTGATTACATGAAAAAAATATTTATTAATATTGTTATGGATACTGAAAATGATTTTGGATGTATTAACGACTTCTTTTTTAATTCTGATATTCTTAACGACTCAATTATGAATTCAACATATATAAGTGACAATTATATAAAAGATTCTTATAAGGTTGAAGAGGATTTTATTGTAAAGCGCCAATATGAGACCTTTAAAATGTATCTTTCAAAAATCAAAAGGCTCAATGAACAAAATGTCTCTAAGATTATATCAATTGAGTACAGTATTTTAAAGGTTAAAATGCAACAAGAGTGGAATATAATGAAAAATTTGCCTGATAAGGCACATCCGGGGGGACCATGTATTGCAGGAGCAAATAGATTGTTCATTGATGTTGACGGAAATATGTTTCCTTGCGAAAGGTGTAGCGAAACTTCCGACGTAATGAAGATTGGGCATGTTGATTATGGCTTTGATATAGATAAAGTTAGGAATATTATGAATATTGGACAATTAAGTAAAGAAAACTGCAAGAATTGTTGGGCTTTTAGACTTTGTCAGTTATGTGCTGCTTCAGCAGATAACATAACTGAGCTCTCTAAAGAAAAGAAACTGTCTGGTTGTACAAGAGTAAAAAGAGTTCTGGAAAGCGAATTGAAGGATTATTGTGTATTAAGGGAACTAGGACATGACTTTGATAAGAACACTATCCCGGTTTTAGACATGGTATCCATTTAG